A single region of the Rattus rattus isolate New Zealand chromosome 8, Rrattus_CSIRO_v1, whole genome shotgun sequence genome encodes:
- the Pigy gene encoding phosphatidylinositol N-acetylglucosaminyltransferase subunit Y gives MKEESREREDKTGVHQHKNITLKTTRVFLNCIPSEGRRMILSLPTLTVLIPLISLAGLFYSASVEENFPEGCTSASSLCFYSLLLPVTVPVYVFFHLWTWMGLKLFRHN, from the coding sequence ATGAAAGAGGAGTCCAGAGAAAGGGAAGATAAGACAGGAGTGCACCAGCACAAGAACATAACTTTGAAAACAACCCGAGTTTTCTTGAACTGTATACCTTCAGAAGGGAGGAGGATgatcctgtctctgcccacccTGACTGTCCTCATCCCCCTCATCTCCCTGGCAGGCCTGTTCTACTCCGCCTctgtggaagaaaacttcccagaGGGCTGTACCAGCGCCAGCAGCCTGTGCTTCTACAGTTTGCTTCTGCCGGTCACTGTGCCGGTGTACGTGTTCTTCCACCTGTGGACTTGGATGGGCCTGAAGCTCTTCAGACATAACTAG